One window of the Marinifilum sp. JC120 genome contains the following:
- a CDS encoding alanine--tRNA ligase, whose protein sequence is MKASEIRERFLKYFEKNGHTIVDSSSLVPKDDPTLLFTNAGMVQFKNTFLGQEKRDYKRATTSQKCLRVGGKHNDLENVGRTARHHTFFEMLGNFSFGDYFKEDAIKFCWGFLTEELGLPKEKLYVTVYTDDDEAEELWKNVVNFPAERIYRLGEKENFWSMGDTGPCGPCSEVHIDQGENMSCGPNCGIGKCDCDRYLEIWNLVFMQYDQDETGTRVPLPRPSIDTGMGLERITAVCQGVQSNFETDIFQPMIQAVAKKAGVKYKEDGEIDTALQVIADHSRSIAFLITDQILPSNEGRGYVLRRLIRRAFRFGRLLGLTDPFLHETTAMVVEQMSGQFPELLDNKDFMSRMVKEEEERFSQTLDKGLIILEEEMEELKKDGKNLISGETAFKLYDTFGFPLDIINDVAEKQDFEVDEIGFNAAMKEQKDRAKAAWKGSGEKNSGAIFRQVLEAGLKNSFTGYTELTTESRIVNLLSEEGEHLKRITQGNGGWIITAATPFYGESGGQMGDAGAVGTLTGNAEVLETVKASADLTASKIFVSEGELLIDQEAKLEVAPETRTATERNHTVTHLLHAALKNILGDHVKQSGSLVGPDRLRFDFTHIAAMTPEEISQVEIEVNRAILGDTPVVVQEMSNDEAAEKGATALFGEKYGNVVRVVEIPGESMELCGGTHLKATGEAGTFVIQSESGVAAGIRRIEAATGWNSLKFLQEQRAEVVTSSAMLKAAPGQLADKIAVLQSQVKELTRANDKLQSKLASGAGADLMSSVEEIGGIKVIAAKLEVTNVKALRDQADDLKSKMDSGIFCLVAQVDDKKVSLIIAVTKDLHDRFQAGALIKPVAAEVGGGGGGRPDMAQAGGTNPAGIEKAFATLKKLVADS, encoded by the coding sequence ATGAAGGCCAGTGAAATCAGAGAAAGATTCCTTAAATATTTCGAAAAAAACGGTCACACAATCGTAGACAGCTCTTCCCTCGTTCCCAAGGACGACCCTACCCTGCTCTTTACTAACGCGGGTATGGTTCAGTTCAAGAACACCTTCCTCGGTCAGGAAAAAAGGGATTACAAACGGGCGACCACTTCCCAGAAATGTCTGCGCGTGGGCGGCAAGCACAACGACCTCGAAAACGTAGGCCGTACCGCACGCCACCACACCTTTTTCGAAATGCTCGGAAACTTCTCATTTGGCGACTACTTTAAAGAAGACGCCATCAAATTTTGCTGGGGCTTCCTCACTGAAGAACTTGGGCTGCCTAAAGAAAAACTTTACGTCACTGTTTATACTGATGACGATGAAGCTGAAGAACTCTGGAAGAATGTTGTAAACTTTCCTGCTGAGCGTATATACCGCCTCGGCGAGAAGGAAAACTTCTGGTCCATGGGTGATACCGGACCCTGCGGTCCCTGCTCTGAAGTCCACATCGATCAGGGCGAGAACATGAGCTGCGGCCCCAACTGCGGCATCGGCAAATGTGACTGTGACCGCTACCTTGAAATCTGGAACCTCGTTTTCATGCAGTATGATCAGGACGAGACCGGAACCCGTGTACCACTGCCCCGCCCCTCCATTGACACCGGAATGGGCCTTGAGCGCATCACTGCGGTTTGTCAGGGCGTACAGTCCAACTTTGAGACCGACATTTTCCAGCCCATGATTCAGGCTGTAGCCAAGAAAGCTGGAGTTAAATATAAAGAAGACGGCGAAATTGATACTGCTTTGCAGGTTATTGCCGACCATTCCCGCTCCATTGCATTTCTGATCACCGATCAGATTCTGCCTTCCAACGAAGGCCGCGGATACGTTCTGCGCCGTCTGATCCGCCGTGCATTCCGTTTCGGTCGCCTGCTCGGCCTGACCGATCCCTTCCTGCACGAAACAACCGCCATGGTTGTTGAACAGATGAGCGGTCAGTTCCCTGAACTGCTGGACAACAAAGATTTCATGTCCCGCATGGTCAAGGAAGAAGAAGAACGCTTCAGCCAGACTCTCGACAAGGGCCTGATCATCCTTGAAGAAGAAATGGAAGAGCTGAAAAAAGACGGCAAGAACCTCATATCTGGTGAAACCGCTTTCAAACTCTATGACACCTTCGGATTCCCGCTGGACATCATCAATGATGTTGCAGAGAAACAGGATTTCGAGGTTGATGAAATCGGCTTCAACGCAGCCATGAAGGAACAGAAAGACCGTGCCAAGGCAGCATGGAAAGGTTCCGGCGAAAAAAACTCCGGCGCAATCTTCCGTCAGGTTCTGGAAGCTGGTCTCAAGAACAGCTTCACCGGATATACCGAGCTGACCACAGAATCCCGCATCGTTAATCTTCTTTCCGAAGAAGGCGAACACCTCAAGCGCATCACTCAGGGCAACGGTGGCTGGATAATCACTGCCGCGACTCCCTTCTACGGTGAATCCGGCGGTCAGATGGGTGATGCCGGAGCAGTAGGAACCTTGACCGGTAACGCGGAAGTACTGGAAACCGTAAAAGCTTCCGCGGATCTTACCGCATCCAAAATTTTTGTAAGCGAAGGCGAACTGCTCATTGATCAGGAAGCCAAGCTGGAAGTTGCACCGGAAACAAGAACAGCCACAGAGCGTAACCACACAGTTACGCACCTGCTGCACGCTGCTCTGAAAAATATTCTGGGCGACCACGTAAAGCAGTCCGGGTCACTGGTGGGACCTGACCGTTTGCGTTTTGACTTCACCCACATTGCAGCCATGACTCCCGAAGAGATTAGTCAGGTTGAAATTGAGGTAAACCGTGCTATACTGGGCGACACTCCCGTAGTCGTTCAGGAGATGAGCAATGATGAAGCGGCTGAAAAAGGCGCGACCGCATTGTTCGGAGAAAAGTACGGTAATGTAGTCAGAGTTGTTGAAATTCCGGGCGAATCCATGGAACTTTGTGGTGGTACCCACCTCAAGGCAACCGGTGAAGCCGGAACATTTGTGATCCAGTCCGAATCCGGCGTAGCTGCGGGTATCCGCCGCATTGAAGCCGCAACCGGATGGAATTCACTTAAATTTCTGCAAGAGCAGCGCGCGGAAGTCGTTACATCTTCCGCAATGCTCAAAGCAGCACCCGGACAGCTGGCCGACAAAATTGCGGTTTTGCAGTCACAGGTGAAAGAACTGACCCGGGCCAATGACAAGCTTCAGTCGAAATTGGCATCCGGTGCAGGTGCGGACCTCATGAGTTCCGTGGAAGAGATTGGCGGAATAAAAGTTATTGCTGCCAAGCTCGAAGTTACCAATGTCAAAGCCCTTCGTGATCAGGCCGATGATCTGAAATCCAAAATGGATTCCGGCATCTTTTGTCTGGTCGCACAGGTTGATGACAAAAAAGTTTCCCTGATTATTGCCGTTACCAAGGACTTGCACGATAGATTCCAGGCCGGCGCATTGATCAAACCCGTTGCGGCTG